The genomic stretch GCCGCACCGCATCGTGCACGTCACCGGGCAGGTCGCCGTTGACGCTGACGATGGTGCCGTCGATGTCGAGGGCAACCAGGGCGGGTGTGAAGGTCATCGTTTCTCCTGGGTTCGTGGGGTCACTGACCCGACCAGCGCAAGGCACCCCCGGAAATGGCTCGCGGGCTGGAAGATCAGCCCGCCGTGAGCATCTCCAGGCCGCCGAGATGGGGGCGCAGCGCCTCGGGGACGCGCACCGACCCGTCGGCCTGCTGATGGTTTTCGAGCAGCATGATGATGATCCGGGTCATGGCGCACAGCGTGCCGTTGAGGGTGGCGACGTGCTCGGTTCCCTTCTCCGTGCGGTACCGGATCCCAAGGCGGCGGGCCTGGAACTGGGTGCAGTTGGAGGTGGAGGTCACCTCGCGGTAGCGCTGCTGGGTTGGCAGCCAAGCGTAGCAGTCGTACTTGCGGGCAGCGCTAAGACCGAGGTCCCCGGAGGCGACATCGAGCACCTGGAAGGGAATCTCCAGTGCCTCGAGGAACTCCTTCTCGAAACCGAGGAGCCGCTGGTGCCACTCCTCGGCGTCCTCGGGCAGGCAGTGGATGAACATCTCGACCTTGTCGAACCAGTGAACCCGGAAGATACCGCGGGTGTCCTTGCCGTAGGAGCCGGCCTCGCGGCGGAAGCAGGGGCTGAACGCGGCGTACTGGCGCGGCAGGGAATCGGCGTCGAGGATCTCGTCGCTGTGGAAGGCCGCCAGGGCGACCTCGGAGGTGCCGACGAGGTAAAGATCATCGGTGGGGAGGTGGTAGACGTCCTTGGCGGCCTGACCGAGGAAACCGGTGCCAGCCATCGCCTCGGGTTTCACCAGCGCCGGGGGGATCATGGCGGTGAATCCCCACTCGACGGCCTTGGTCATGGCCAGGTTCAGCAGCGCGAACTCCAGGCGCGCGCCGAGGCCGGTGAGCACGTAGAACCGCGACCCGGAGATCTTCGTGCCGCGTTCCATGTCGATGGCGCCCAGCGCCTCGCCGAGCTCCAGATGGTCCTTGGGTTCGAAACCCTCGGCGGCAAAGTCGCGGGGGACGCCGACGGTCTCGATCACGACGCCGTCGTCCTCACCGCCGCGCGGCACACCATCGATGACGATGTTGCCGAGCTGCATGATCAGCTCGTTGAACCGGTCCCCGGCGGCCTCCGACTGCTCCTGCGCGGCCTTCACCTCGGCTGCAAGCTGCTTGGTGCGGGCCAGCAGTGCGGCCTTCTCCTCGCCCTGAGCCTTGGGGATGAGCCTGCCGAGTTCCTTCTGCTCGGCGCGCAGCCTGTCGAAGGTCGCGATCCCCGAGCGGCGTGCCTCATCAGCCGAGACCAGTTCGTCGACGAGTTCGACGGAATCCCCGCGGACCTCCTGCGAACGTCGGACGAGGTCGGGGTCGGTGCGCAGCAGCTTGGGATCGATCATGGGATGAACTCTACGCGGGTGTCGTGCGAAACCCGGTCGCAGGACCACGATTCCCAGCCCCACCTTCCCACACCGGCTCATCCGGCTCGCGTCAACGGAGCACCTCAGGTGGCATCGAGCGACCGCAACCACTCGGAGGCCTCCTCGAACGCCTCGTCGTCGAAGCCTCGGCGCACGTCGGCTGGTTGGGCGTCGGCGCGCGGGTAGGAGCCGAGGAAAAGCACGTCACGACAGATCCGCCGCAACCCGAGGAGGGCCTCGGCGAGGCGGCGATCACCCAGGTGGCCCTCCGCGTCGATGGCGAAGCAGTAACTGCCGAGGATGGTCTTGGTGGGGCGCGACTCGATGCGACACAGGTTCACCCCGCGCACCGCGAACTGTTGCAGGATCTCCAGCAGGGCTCCCGGGTGGTCCTGGTGCATGTAGGCCACCAGGGTGGTCTTGTCCGCGCCGGTGCGTTCCGGCACCCGACCCGGACGGGAAACCACGACGAAACGGGTCACCGCTCCCGGATTGTCCTCGATGGAATGGGCCAGCTCCTCGAGCCCGTAGAGCCGGCCCGCGACCCGCGCACAAATCGCAGCGTCGTAACGGGAAGCCGGGTCCGCGACCTCCTTGGCCGCGCCCGCCGTGGAACCGGCCTCCGTCACCTGCGCGCCGGGGAGCATCGTGGCCAGCCAGTCGCGGCACTGCGCTGCCGCGTGTCCGTGGGTGAGCACCGAGGTGACGTCGTCGAGGGTGGTGCCGGGGCGCACGTAGATCCCGAATTCGACGGGGATCACCACCTCACCGGTGATCGCGAGGGGATCGCCGTCGACGAGCTTGTCGAGGGTGGCGGAGACCCCGCCCTCCACGGAGTTCTCGATCGGCACCACGACACCATCGACCTGCCCCTGCCTGACGGCATCCAGAGCCTCGCCGACGCTGGCGAAGGGAACCCCATCGGACTCATCAATGCCGAGCAAGGCCTGATGAGTGAACGTCCCTGCGGGTCCGAAATATCCGAGCACCCGCACAGGGTATCGCCGTGTGACCCGCCGTGGCTGCGACATCCCTTCGATGACCCCTCCCGGGAATATGGTCGTTTTTAACAAAACCCGACCGGAAGAGAACACCATGGTCACCGAGCACGCGGACAACCCCGTGATGGCACAGGCCGCTGGACAGGTCGAGACGAAACACCAGCAGATCCACGACCTTCAGATCCGGCTGCAGAAACAACTCCCCGTGCTCGCCGCACACTGGGACGCGGACGAGTTCACCGTGTTCCAGCACGACTACAGCCGTTTCGACTCCGAGTGCGAACGCGTGAAACAGGGCCTCGACATGGTGCATGCCAGCCTGACGGGACAAACAGAGGTGCCCATCCCTCCCGCACGTCGCACACCCACCCGGGACCGCCGGAGAAGCCCCGCGAGCCCCCGGCGTGGTCGCACCACGGCAGTACTCCCCGAGGGCATCGCGGGGCTGGTCGAGGCCAACGCCGAGCTGAGCACCCTCCTGGCGAGGTTGCAGGGCGAGTTGGCTAGCTCCATGGCGCAGTGGGATGACACCGCCCGGCGCGCCTGGACCACGGCACAGACCTCGTGGGACGAATCGAGTCGTCACCGGCAGGACATCGTGGCAGGCCTGCCCGAAACCATGACCCGGACCCACACGAACGCCCGGTTCTCCGCCATACCGATCGCCAGCTAAACCACACCCCCACATCACCCCCGAGCGCATCGGGCCAACCGTGCACGCGACCGAAGAAGCAGATTCACCCACCGTGCGACGTGCTCTCGGAGGAGGCAGGCAGCGCCTCAGGCGTGGGCCGCCAGCAGCTGTCGGGAATCCCACCGTTGAGCTTTCGCCCACGTGTTGCGATGCTCTCCTTCCAGGGCAATGTCCAGCCGGGCCAGGTAGTCGGCGCGGGACAGTTCGATCACTCCGAGACTCGCCAAATGTGGCGTCAGCCACTGCACGTCCAGCAGATCGACGCGGGCCCGGGCGAGTTCTGCCACCAGCCTCAGCAACGCCACCTTAGATGCGTCGCGGCCCAGTTCGGAATGGTGGAACATGGATTCCCCCGCGAACAGCCCTCCCTGATGCACCCCGTAGAGCCCCCCGACCAGCCGACCGTCGGCATCCCAGGTCTCGACGCTGTGAGCGTATCCGGCCTGATGGAGGGCAGTGTAGGCGAAGGCGATGCGGTCATCGATCCACCCGTCAGGACGTTTCGGGTCGGCGCAGGCGGCCAGCACGTCGGGAAAGGCGCGGTCGACGGTGGTGGTGTAACGTGCCGCCATCTTGCGCAGCGACCGGGTGATGCGCAACCCCCCGGGGGGCAGCACGGCACGTCGCAGGGGCGACCACCACCCCATCCACTTTTCTATGGGCATGGGGAACACCCCGCAGCGGTAGGCAACCAGCGCCAAGGCGGGGTCGAACTCGTCGCTGTACCCGATCAGGTCGGAGTCCGGCCAGGCATCGGGTGAGCCGAAGACGTTGTCGAGCACGGGTCCCAGTCTTACAGGATTACGGGGTCTCCCGCTGGCCTGGGGGCCATTTGATGATTTCATCGACCACGGTGAAGATTTTGGTTGGTACACGCAGCAAAATCTTTCACAATGACATAATGCGGGTTGGGGTAGAAGGACGGTGAGAGGATGAGCGACGCCAAAGACACCAACAACAAGATGGTTGCGACGACCGAAGGCCTGACCTCGGACGCCTTCCACCGCCTCCTGGATCTCGCCATCACGGGTCGCGGAAAACTCCTGGGAGCCCGTGCCATCGCGAACAACCAGCTGCGCCACCAGCAGAACCACGAGAACGCCATCCGCGGGCTGTCGAATCAGCACATCGCACTGGCCGGCGGCCAAGGATTCGCGACGAACTGGGGTGGTTTCCTGCTGTCGTTGGTGACCATTCCCGCGAACATGGCCGCAGCCGCCTTCATCCAGGCGCGTGCTGTCGCTGGCATCGCACACCTGCGCGGCTACGAACTGGACGATCCCCGGGTCCGCACCGCGATCCTCGTGGTCATGCTCGGCCCGCGCGGATCCGCGGCTCTCATCGCAGCAGGTGACCTGCCCAGTTCCGCAGCCGCCGTCGCCACCGCCCCCGCCTTCGACCCGCGACTCGACGCCCGCGTGTCCCGGGCTCTCCTGGAGCAGTCGATGAACCACATCGGGGGCAAACGGCTTGGTGTTTTCCTGGCCAAAAAGATCCCCCTGGTCGGCGGCGGGGTGGGTGCAGTGGTGGATGGCTGGTCGACGCGCTCCATCATCCAATACGCCCAGGAGCAGTTCATCTCCCGGCGCCCCCGATCCGCGGGCTACGCGGTCATCGTGGAGGACTGAGCGTCCCCCGCTCCTGCATCATCACGGGTCGTCCCGGACCCGGAGCAGCCACGGGAGCTGCAGAAGAACGCGGCGACGTGTCCCCGTGAAGAGTGCGGATCCCGTCTCCGACGAGCACAATTGGGGCCGTGACTGTGCTTTCCGATCTGGCTGCCCTCATTCCCGACGCCCGCGACCGACTGAAAGGGGTGGCCCGCATCACCCCCGTAGAACTGAACCAGCGGCTCACGGAGGCCACCGGCTCCGAGGTGTGGTTGAAACGTGAGGATCTCCAGCCCGTTCGTTCCTACAAGCTGCGAGGCGCCTACAACCTGATCTCGCAACTCCCACCCGAGGCACGGGAAGCCGGTGTGGTGTGCGCGTCCGCCGGCAACCACGGACAGGGGGTCGCATTCGCAGCGGCGACGCTGGGCATCGGCGCGGTGGTGTACGTTCCCACCACCACGCCCCGGCAGAAACGCGACCGCATCCAGGCCTTGGGACGCGGTCACGTCGAGCTCGTCATGGAGGGCTCCACCTACGACCAGGCCTCCCGGGCCGCGGCACAGTTCGCGGAGCACAACGGACGCATCCTCGTGCCCGCCTTCAACGACCCGCGCACCGCCGCCGGGCAGGGCACCGCCATCGCGGAGGCCGTCGAACAGCTCGGGTTCGTGCCGGATGTCGTCATCCTGCCCGTCGGTGGCGGCGGTTTGATGTCGGGTGCCGCGGCCTGGTTGCGCACCCACCACCCGCAGGTGCGAATCGTCGGGGTGGAACCGGACGGGGCGCCGTGCGTGGCGGCCGCGATCTCCGCGGGACGCCCGTTCCCGCTGAACAACATCGACACCTTCGTCGACGGTGCCGCGGTCAGTCTCGTCGGTGACTACACCTTCGGCGTCATCAACGAGGCGAAGATCGAACTGACCCGCATCCCCGAGGGGCAGGTGTGCTCCGAGATGCTCGCGATGTACCAGACCGACGGCATCATCGCCGAACCCGCCGGGGCCCTCGCAGCCGCCGCCCTGCCCACCGGCGGGGTGGGCACACGCATCCACATTCCCGGTGGGTCGCGAGTGCTGAGCATCGTCTCGGGTGGCAACAACGACGTCGCCCGCTACGCCGACGTCGTGGAGCGGTCGCTGCTGCACGAGGGTCGCAAGCACTACTTCCTGGTCAACTTCCCGCAGCAACCGGGCGCGTTGCGGCGTTTCCTCGACGAGGTGCTCGGCCCCGACGACGACATCACCTACTTCGAGTACGTGAAACGCTCCAGCCGTGAGGTCGGCCCGGCCCTGGTCGGCGTCGAACTCAGCAACCCCGGGGACTACCGTTTCCTCCTGGCCCGCATCACCGAGTGCGGCATGGAGGTCAACGAGGTCGATTCCACCAGCCCCTACTTCCGTTTCCTCGTCTGACCGGTCCGACCAGGCGGGGAGAACACGTCATCCAGCACGGATGTCCCGGCCTCAGACGGGGTCGTGTTCCTTGATGGCTCGGCGCAGCTCGGGCGGTAGGGCGAAGGTCAGGTTCTCCTCCATGAGGCTTTCCTCCTCGGCCTTCGGGAAACCTCGCTCCCTCAACAGTTCCAGCGCCCCCTGCACCAGTTCGTCGGGCACGGAGGCCCCCGAGGTCAGACCAATGGTGGAGACGCCGTCGAGCCAGGCGTCCTGAATCTCGTGGGGATAGTCGATGCGTTCGGAACGTTTCGCGCCGGCCTCGAGCGCGACCTCCACCAGGCGCATCGAGTTCGACGAGTTCCGCGACCCGACCACGATCATCAGGTCGCAGTGGGGTGCGATCTGTTTGACCGCCTGCTGCCGGTTCTGGGTGGCGTAGCAGATGTCGTCGGTGGGTGGGCTCATCAGCAGCGGGAACTTCTGCTGCAGGCGGGTGACGGTCTCCATGGTCTCGTCGACACTGAGGGTGGTTTGCGACAACCAGACGAGGGGTTTGTCGGCGGGCATGTCGAGGCGGTCGACGTCGTCGGGACCTTCCAGGAGGGTGGTGCGGTCCGGGGCCTCCCCCATGGTGCCCTCCACCTCCTCGTGCCCGGCGTGCCCGATCAGGAGGATGTCGGTGTCCTTGGCGGCGAACCTTTTCGCCTCGCGGTGCACCTTCGTCACGAGCGGGCAGGTGGCGTCGATGGTGCGCAGCTCGCGGCGGGCCGCTTCCTCACGCACCGCCGGGGAGACGCCGTGCGCGGAGAACACCACCAGGGCATCGGCGGGCACCTCGTCCAGTTCGTCGACGAAGATCACCCCCCGCTCCTCGAGGGTCGAGACGACGTGCTTGTTGTGCACGATCTGTTTGCGCACGTAGATGGGCGGGCCGTACCTCTCAAGGGCCTTCTCCACGGTGGTAACGGCGCGGTCCACGCCCGCGCAGTATCCACGTGGCGCAGCGACGATGACCCGCTTGCTGGTGCTCATGCGGGCCAGTGTACGGGGCGCACACCGTCCCCCGGTGTTTCCGACCGACCGTCGGTCAGGCGGTCAACGCCCCGGGAATCAGGATCGCCAGCAGCGCCGCGGTGGCGATCATCTCCGTGTAGCCGAGCTGTTTGGTGGTCACCTTGCGGCCCTTCATCACCCCCAGCGAGGGCACCAGCCACGCCCGCAGAGTGCAGGTGATGAAGAACGCCACCAGCCACCAGCGGGGCAGGTGGAAGTCGACGAGCGCGAACAGCACCGCGCAGGCCGCGTGCCAGGTAACGGAGTAGGCGATGTAGCTCACCCGACCGCGTTCCCGCACGTTGGTCTTGACGTAGAACACGGTGCCGAAGAAATACCCGAAACAGGCCAGCGACAGCCCCGCCAGCACCGGCAAACCATCGAGGTGAAGCGGCCCCTCTGAGCCAAGCACCAGGGGCAACGCAGCGGCAGCCAGCACCGTCACCAAACCCGACAGCAACGACCTCTCGCGGCGTTTCCACGCCAGCCACAACCCGACACCGGTCAGCGGCCCGAACACCAGCGCCCACGCCCACCACGCGGGTTTCAGCGCCAGCAGCAGGAGGCCGAGGACGGCTGTGATCGCACCGTAGGTGACCACGGCGCGGCGATACCGGGGTTTGAAGTTCGACTTCAGCCACGTCGCCGTCGCGAAAAAAGCGAAGTAGCCGATCACCCACACCGGGGCCAGCAACACCAGCGGCCACGAGAACCGTCCGGCCCCGATGGCCCAGATCATCCCCATCACGTAGGGCATGATCACCATCGCCCAGGCCCCGTGATGGTTCGGCACCCAGCCCTGCGAATGTCCTCCGGGTTTCCGGGTCATCCTCCTGCTGCTCACAGTACCGAATACTAAGAGGCCCACACCGGCGGTGTTTTCCGGGGACGGGAGTCGCAATCTGGCCGGGTTACTGCTGGTGGCTGGACGTCAGCTCGACGAGGGGTCGTTGAACTTGAAATTCCCCAGGGCGGCGGCGAAATTGATGCCGACGATCCCCGCCCAGATCACCATTCCCATGAGGGTACCGCCATATGCCAGCGCGATGGCTGTCAATGGGATGGCCAGAACCATCGAGGTGATCGCCAACCCCATCGCACTGTAGGAACGGTTATGGCGCTGCACACGGCTCTGTCCGGCTGGAATGAGCGTCTGCGACATGCCCCCCGGGTTCATCGCCTGCTGGCGCCTGATCTCAGCAACCACCTTCTCCGCGAACGATTCGACGAGCGCCGGTTCCATCTCCGGACCGAGGTCCTTGCGAGCTGAGAGCGCGGCTTCAAATTCGGATCTGTCGAGGGGTTGCTGACTCATGATCCAAGCGTAGTCCGGGTACTCATCGGGATGCATGGGTAGGCTCCCTGACATGGCCCTAACCAGTTCTCTCGAACATCCGCAGCCGTTGGCGCGAGTCGTCGGCGCGGTCGCGGACTGGGTGGGCAGGCTCGGCGAGATCTGGGTGGAGGCGCAGGTCATCGAAATCAAACGCCGCGCCGCACCCACCCAGTTCCTCACCTTGCGGGATCGGTTCGCCGACGTCTCCTGCTCGGTGACGACCACGGCTTTCGTGCTGGATGCGGCGGGCCCGCTGCCGGAGGGGTCGCAGGTGGCGGTACGCCTGAAACCGCGGGTGTGGGAGCCCAATGCGTCGCTCAGTTTCGAATGCCTGGAGCTGCGGGTGGCGGGTGTTGGCAGGCTGTTGGCCGAATTGGATGCGCGGCGCCGCAAACTCCAGGCCGAGGGCCTGTTCGATCCCCACCGCAAACGCCCGCTACCGCTGCTGCCCCGCCGCATCGGACTGATCACCGGCAAGGATTCCGACGCCGAACGCGACGTGCTGCGCAACGTGACCCGTCGCTGGCCGGCACGTTTCACCGTCGCACATTCGCCGGTCCAGGGGCCGGGTGCTGCCGCATCGGTGATGCAGGCCCTCCAGGACCTCGACGAGGACCCGGAGGTCGATGTCATCGTCATCGCCCGCGGCGGCGGGGCCCTGGAGGATCTGCTGCCGTTCTCCGACGAGGGCCTGGTGCGGGCAGTCGCAGCCTGCCGCACCCCTGTGGTCTCCGCCATCGGACACGAATCCGACACCCCGTTGCTGGATTTCGTCGCCGACCTGCGGGCCTCCACACCCACCGACGCGGCCTCACGCATCGTTCCGGAGTTCGCAGCCGAACTGGACCTCGTCGTCCTGGCCCGCACCCGGCTTCGGCAGGCCATCGAGGCGCGGATCGGACAGGCCGCGCAGGAACTCGCGGAGCTGCGACGCCGCCCCGTCCTCGCCAGTCCCGCCGCCGCTCTGGAGGGGCACCGCGACCGCCTCGCCCTGCTGCGTCACCGGCTCCGCACCGCCGTCGACCAGCAGCTCACCAGCAGACGAACCGACCTGGCTTCTCACCTGTCGGCGGTGCGGGCCCTGTCCCCGGCAGCCACCCTGCAACGCGGATACGCCTTGCTTGTCGACGAGGCACAGAAGGTCGTCTCCGGCGTCGCCGATGCCCCCGTCGGGGGAACGTTGACGGCCCATCTGGCCGATGGCGAACTCACCCTCACCACGCAGGACAGTCACCCGAAGGAGTCCCAATGACCACACCCACGACGTTGTCCTACGAGGAGGCCCGCGACGAGCTGGTCAAGACCGTCGCCATGCTGGAGTCGGGTGGTACGACCCTGGCGGAGTCCATGGCGCTGTGGAAACGCGGCGAGGAACTGGCCACCATCTGCCAGGCCCACCTGGACGAGGCGAGGGCAGCCGTCGAGAAGCACACCGCTGAGCAGTGAGGCACACGACCCTCCCCTGAAACCGGCTCAGCTGACCTGCGGAACCGGCGTGGAACCTGCGTCGATTCCCGGAGCGTTCCGCGACAATGGGGGCGTGGATTTCTTCGGATGGTTGACGACCATCTGGGATGTGGCCTCACTCCGGGTGATTGAGGACCCCTCCCTGGGGTTACCCAGTCTGCCCACCGCCGGGCTCATCGCGCTGGCGGCGGGGGTCTCCACCCTGCTCGGGCACTGCGCCGTGCTGTTCATCAACCGCGTCAGGGGCGTCCGGTTCCTGGCGATGCTGCTGGTCGGCGGGATCTTTCTCACCCTGCTGTACACCATCCAGGCGCTGATCCTGTGGGCCGTAGCCGGTCCCATCACTCAGCACGGCATGCACCTCACCGACCTGCTGGCGGTGACGTTGTCCTCCACCGCTCCCCTGGCCTACGGATTCCTGGTATTCATCCCCCACCTCGGTGTGCTGATCGGGCGCATCCAGCAGGGCTGGAGCGCGATCTGCCTGTGGCTGCTGGTGACAGCGGCCATGGAGACCAGCTGGTGGCAGGCCCTGATCGCCACCGGCCTGGCCTGGGGCATCATGCAGCTCGCCTCGCGGTTGCTCGGGCATCCCATCGCGTACCTCACCGGTCGCATCTGGACCTTGGTGACGGGCCGGCCTGCGATCCTGGGGCCTCGGGACATGCTGGCCGGAGCGCCGTTCATCCCCATCGAGGCGAAGGCGCTCCCATGATCCGACCAATGATTCTCGTCCTGCTCGAGGTGACGCTGCTGGTGATCATCGTCCTGGCGCTGCTGGCTCCCCTCGAATCCCTCGAATGGTGGGCGCGACGTTACCCGACGCCCTCCCTTCCGGCCCCGAAACCCGCACCCGCCGCCGGCATCCGGCGGTTCGCGGTGTATCTGTCGGGCATCGCGGTGCTCGACGGAAGGTCGATATCGCGCCGCGAACACGCGGTGCTGGAGGAGGTACGCAACCAGCTTCCCGACGTGATCATCACCGAGGACGTATTCCCCTACGCCATGGAGAATCGCGGCCTGCCACAGCGCGCCACCGCCTGGTTGTGGCGTCGCCTGGACTGGGTGCGACGCCGGTTTCCCTGGTCGCCCCTGCCTTTCCTGATCAATCTGCGCAACGTCATGCAGGTGCTGGTCTCCGCCGATCCGCGCTACGGCGGCACCTACAACTTCGGGGTCGCGTGCGTGGTGTGGCGTTCCCTCCTGAACGCGGGCTACGACCCCGACGACCCGGCGCCGGTAACGCTGATCGGCTACTCCGGTGGTGCGCAGATCGCCTGCGGGGTGGCCCGTTTCCTGGCCGCCCACGACGTGCGGGTCGACGTCGTCTCCATCGGCGGGGTCTATGCCGACGATCCGGGGCTGGATCACATCGGTTCACTGACGCACCTCAAAGGCAGCCGCGACCACACCCAGTCGCTGGGCACCCTCGCCTTCCCCGGGCGCTGGTTCACAGCACCCCTGTCCCCCTACGGTCGCGCCCTCAGGGATGGTCGTATCCACACCGTCAACATGGGACCGATCTCACACGCCAACTACTTTTCCCGCCACATCACCCTGGCCGACGGTCGTACCCCGAAACAGGAGACCATCGAGCAGCTCGTCGAGGCGCTGCGTCACTGACCTCAGCGGCTACCGACCGAAACGGCGTTCCCGCTGGGTGTAGTTGCGCAGGGCACGCACGAAATCGACCTTGCGGAAGTCCGGCCACAGGGCCTCACAGAAGTAGAACTCACTGTGCGCCGACTGCCACAGCAGGAAACCGGACAGCCGCTGCTCCCCCGAGGTGCGGATGATCAGGTCCGGATCCGGCTGGCCCTTCGTGTACAGGTGCTCCGAGATCTCATCGATCTCAACGGTGGCCGCCACCTCCTCCAGGGTGCGCCCCTGGGCGGCCCGTTCCGCCAGCAGCGACCTGAAGGCGTCGCGCAGCTCGTGTCGGCCACCGTAGCTGACCGCGACGTTGATGTGCATGCCCACCACCGCTTCGGTTCTGGCCGCCGACGCCCTGAGACTGGCGGCCCGCTCCGTGGGCAGCAGGTCGAGATCACCGACCGCCTGCACCCGCCACCGCCCCGTGTCGGCCAGCGCCACCACCAGTTCGTCGATGACCTCCAGCAGCGGTTCCAGCTCATCCGCGGCGGATCGGTCGAGGTTGTCGGTGCTCAACACCCACAACGTGATGACAGGTATTCCGATGTCATCGCACCATTCGACGAACTGCTGCAGCTTCGCGGCCCCTGCGCGATACCCCGCGACAAGGGGCTGACCGGGTGCGTTGAGCCGTGCCCACCGACGGTTGCCGTCCGCCAGTACCGCGACGTGCCGTGGCATGGCGGAGCGATCCAGCCGTTTGATCACTTGGGCCTCGTACGTGGAGTAGAGCCAGGCAGGAGGCCAGATGCGATCGATGAACCGGCTTGTCGCAGACATGTCCCAAGGGTAGACCCGGAGACACGGAACTCGTCCGTGCCCGTCGGCAATGCGCATTCTCAGCTGCAGGTCTTGCCGTCCTCGGGGAGGGTGCCCTCCTGAAGATAAGCGGTGATCGTCTCGTCGACACACGCGTTGCCCGCCGTCACGGCACCATGACCGGGACCGTCGTAGGTGAGCAGATGCCCGGATTCGAGCTGCTTCGCCATGCTGACGGCCAGCTGGTAGGGGGTCGCGGAATCACCCGTCGACCCGACCACCAGAATCGGTGCCGCGCCCTTGCCGGTCAGTTTTAGGTTGGGTGCGGAATTGGCGGTCCAGCGTTCGCAGACCAGTTCCGAACTCATGTTGCTGCCGAACACCGGGGCTTTCTCGGCCACCTCTTTCCGCATGTCAT from Arachnia propionica encodes the following:
- a CDS encoding WXG100 family type VII secretion target → MVTEHADNPVMAQAAGQVETKHQQIHDLQIRLQKQLPVLAAHWDADEFTVFQHDYSRFDSECERVKQGLDMVHASLTGQTEVPIPPARRTPTRDRRRSPASPRRGRTTAVLPEGIAGLVEANAELSTLLARLQGELASSMAQWDDTARRAWTTAQTSWDESSRHRQDIVAGLPETMTRTHTNARFSAIPIAS
- the ilvA gene encoding threonine ammonia-lyase IlvA, which translates into the protein MTVLSDLAALIPDARDRLKGVARITPVELNQRLTEATGSEVWLKREDLQPVRSYKLRGAYNLISQLPPEAREAGVVCASAGNHGQGVAFAAATLGIGAVVYVPTTTPRQKRDRIQALGRGHVELVMEGSTYDQASRAAAQFAEHNGRILVPAFNDPRTAAGQGTAIAEAVEQLGFVPDVVILPVGGGGLMSGAAAWLRTHHPQVRIVGVEPDGAPCVAAAISAGRPFPLNNIDTFVDGAAVSLVGDYTFGVINEAKIELTRIPEGQVCSEMLAMYQTDGIIAEPAGALAAAALPTGGVGTRIHIPGGSRVLSIVSGGNNDVARYADVVERSLLHEGRKHYFLVNFPQQPGALRRFLDEVLGPDDDITYFEYVKRSSREVGPALVGVELSNPGDYRFLLARITECGMEVNEVDSTSPYFRFLV
- the pheA gene encoding prephenate dehydratase is translated as MLGYFGPAGTFTHQALLGIDESDGVPFASVGEALDAVRQGQVDGVVVPIENSVEGGVSATLDKLVDGDPLAITGEVVIPVEFGIYVRPGTTLDDVTSVLTHGHAAAQCRDWLATMLPGAQVTEAGSTAGAAKEVADPASRYDAAICARVAGRLYGLEELAHSIEDNPGAVTRFVVVSRPGRVPERTGADKTTLVAYMHQDHPGALLEILQQFAVRGVNLCRIESRPTKTILGSYCFAIDAEGHLGDRRLAEALLGLRRICRDVLFLGSYPRADAQPADVRRGFDDEAFEEASEWLRSLDAT
- the aat gene encoding leucyl/phenylalanyl-tRNA--protein transferase, whose translation is MLDNVFGSPDAWPDSDLIGYSDEFDPALALVAYRCGVFPMPIEKWMGWWSPLRRAVLPPGGLRITRSLRKMAARYTTTVDRAFPDVLAACADPKRPDGWIDDRIAFAYTALHQAGYAHSVETWDADGRLVGGLYGVHQGGLFAGESMFHHSELGRDASKVALLRLVAELARARVDLLDVQWLTPHLASLGVIELSRADYLARLDIALEGEHRNTWAKAQRWDSRQLLAAHA
- the serS gene encoding serine--tRNA ligase, producing MIDPKLLRTDPDLVRRSQEVRGDSVELVDELVSADEARRSGIATFDRLRAEQKELGRLIPKAQGEEKAALLARTKQLAAEVKAAQEQSEAAGDRFNELIMQLGNIVIDGVPRGGEDDGVVIETVGVPRDFAAEGFEPKDHLELGEALGAIDMERGTKISGSRFYVLTGLGARLEFALLNLAMTKAVEWGFTAMIPPALVKPEAMAGTGFLGQAAKDVYHLPTDDLYLVGTSEVALAAFHSDEILDADSLPRQYAAFSPCFRREAGSYGKDTRGIFRVHWFDKVEMFIHCLPEDAEEWHQRLLGFEKEFLEALEIPFQVLDVASGDLGLSAARKYDCYAWLPTQQRYREVTSTSNCTQFQARRLGIRYRTEKGTEHVATLNGTLCAMTRIIIMLLENHQQADGSVRVPEALRPHLGGLEMLTAG
- a CDS encoding EcsC family protein, whose translation is MSDAKDTNNKMVATTEGLTSDAFHRLLDLAITGRGKLLGARAIANNQLRHQQNHENAIRGLSNQHIALAGGQGFATNWGGFLLSLVTIPANMAAAAFIQARAVAGIAHLRGYELDDPRVRTAILVVMLGPRGSAALIAAGDLPSSAAAVATAPAFDPRLDARVSRALLEQSMNHIGGKRLGVFLAKKIPLVGGGVGAVVDGWSTRSIIQYAQEQFISRRPRSAGYAVIVED
- a CDS encoding YwiC-like family protein — protein: MSSRRMTRKPGGHSQGWVPNHHGAWAMVIMPYVMGMIWAIGAGRFSWPLVLLAPVWVIGYFAFFATATWLKSNFKPRYRRAVVTYGAITAVLGLLLLALKPAWWAWALVFGPLTGVGLWLAWKRRERSLLSGLVTVLAAAALPLVLGSEGPLHLDGLPVLAGLSLACFGYFFGTVFYVKTNVRERGRVSYIAYSVTWHAACAVLFALVDFHLPRWWLVAFFITCTLRAWLVPSLGVMKGRKVTTKQLGYTEMIATAALLAILIPGALTA
- a CDS encoding 4-hydroxy-3-methylbut-2-enyl diphosphate reductase produces the protein MSTSKRVIVAAPRGYCAGVDRAVTTVEKALERYGPPIYVRKQIVHNKHVVSTLEERGVIFVDELDEVPADALVVFSAHGVSPAVREEAARRELRTIDATCPLVTKVHREAKRFAAKDTDILLIGHAGHEEVEGTMGEAPDRTTLLEGPDDVDRLDMPADKPLVWLSQTTLSVDETMETVTRLQQKFPLLMSPPTDDICYATQNRQQAVKQIAPHCDLMIVVGSRNSSNSMRLVEVALEAGAKRSERIDYPHEIQDAWLDGVSTIGLTSGASVPDELVQGALELLRERGFPKAEEESLMEENLTFALPPELRRAIKEHDPV